The Pseudomonas sp. KU26590 genomic sequence CCATCACGCTGCTCGATATCCGTATTCAGTTCCCGGTCGGGTGAGCGGGCCATTTATTTAACCGGGTGCTTGTCGCCCCAAGCTTTGTTAAATTCCCCCTCGACACAGCTTGTCTCAGAGCTGAGCCAACCCCAGTGTTGAATTCGGAATCCTTCATGCCCAAGAAACCAGGCGGGCCTGCCCAGCAGGAACTGTCGTCCGTGCCGAAAAAACCCTCCAGCCCTACCTTGATTGATGTTGCCAAAGTAGCGGGCGTGTCGCCCATGACGGTTTCGCGGGCGTTGCACCGGCCTGATCTGGTGAGCGAGGACACCCGCGAGAAGGTGCGCGAAGCCGTTCGAAAGACCGGCTATGTGCCGAACATGCTGGCGGGAGGGCTGGCGAGCAACAAGAGTCGTCTGGTGGCGATCTTTTTGCCCACCATCGCCAACAGCATTTTCGCCGACACGGTTCAAGCCTTGATGGACCGACTGACTCAAGCAGGCTATCAGACCCTCCTCGGGCTTACCGGGTACGACGCGGAGCAGGAAGAAAAACTCCTGGAGGCGGTATTGGGACGTCGACCGGACGGTATCGTGCTGACCGGTACTTTACACACCGCATCCAGTCGCACCCGATTGGCTCAAGCAGGTATTCCCGTAGTGGAAGCATGGGACTTGAGCGAAGATCCCATCGACATGCTGGTGGGCTTCTCCCACGAACGCGTTGGTGAAGAAACGGCTCGGCATTTGCTGCACAAAGGCTACAAGCGCTTTTCTGTCGTGGCGATCAGCGATCCCCGGGGTATGCGTCGGTGCAATAGCCTGATCGCCGAACTCAAAAAGCACGGCATCACCGACGTGCCCATGCAACTGCTCGCACCTCCGGCAACGTTGCAAGTGGGACGGGAAGGGCTGGCAGGACTGCTCGGCCGAGGCATCAGCACCGACGTCGTTGTGTGCAGCTCCGACACCGTCGCTCAGGGGGTTCTGGCCGAGGCGGCAAGTCGTGGCCTTCAGGTTCCCGGGGATCTGGCGGTCATGGGCTTTGGTGATCTCAGCAGCGCAGCTCAGGTTTACCCTGCGTTGTCGACGGTCAGCGTCAATGGGAGTCGCATCGGGTTACAAGTTGCCCAGGCCTTGCTGGATCGGTTTCATGAACACACCTCCAGCAGCAGTCGTATTCGCGTCGACACCGGTTTTGCATTGATCGACCGCGCCAGTACTTGATGGGCGATTCTGTTAATCAGCCTGTGCCACGAGCAACGCCTCATCCTTCTCCTGGCTTTTGGATCTAAAGTGACGAATCTCCTGTTCATCTGTAGTCGTAACCAGTGGCGAAGCCCTACAGCGGAAGCGATGTGGCGCCGTCGACCCGGTTTCAATGTGCGTTCGGCGGGCACCAGTTCCAGTGCACGCAAGCAAGTTGGGCCTGCGGACATTCGCTGGGCAGAAGTGATCTTCGTCATGGAGCGTAAACACCTGCAGCGGCTTCGCGCAGAGTACGCTCGGCTTCTTGAACACAAGCTCATCCACGTTCTGGAGATCCCTGACGATTTTCAATATATGGATGCCGAACTGGTGGACCTGCTGGAGAGTGGGGTGGGTGAGTACCTCGGGCGGTAGGCACTTCGCCGGCGAGTTGCGATTAACGGATGATAAAAACCGCCCCAATCGGGCGGTTTTTCATGGCTCCCTCGGCTTGGCCGTCAAAGTGCCCCATTCGACTGTTGCCCATCCACCAACCGCTGAATGCCCAACGGGTTAGCGTCTTGCAACGCAGGGGGCAGCAAAGCATCCGGGTAATTCTGGAAACATACCGGGCGCAGGAAGCGATCAATCGCCAATGTCCCCACCGACGTCCCGCGCGCGTCCGACGTCGCCGGGTACGGCCCGCCATGCACCATCGTCTCGGTGACTTCCACGCCCGTCGGATAGCCGTTCAACAGAATCCGGCCGACCTTCTCCTGCAAAAACTCGGTCAGCCAGCGGTATTCCATCAGCTCATCCGCTTCGCCGAAGACGGTGGCCGTCAGTTGCCCGCGCAGGCCATTGAGCGCTGCGGCCAGTTGCGCCTGATCGGCGACTTCGATAACGATGGTGGCCGGCCCGAATACCTCTTCCTGAAGCAGTTCGTCACCGCTGAGCAGCAGGCTGACGTCGGCTTTGAACAACTGCGGTTGGGCCTGGCTACCCTGTTGCGGACTTCCCGCCAGATGCGTCACGCCCGGGTGCGCGAGCAAGTGTTGCAGCCCCTTGCTGTAGCTGGCCAGGGTTCCAGCGTTGAGCATGGTCTGCGCCGGTTGATCGTCCATTCGCGCAGTGAAGCGCTCCAAGAACGCCGTGAAATCGGCCGACTGCACGCCGATGATCAGCCCGGGGTTGGTGCAAAACTGCCCGCAACCCAAGGTCACCGAGGCGGCGAGCTCATTGGCGATCGTGTCGCCACGCACCTTTAGCGCCTGGGGGAGAATGATTACCGGGTTGATGCTCGACATTTCGGCGAATACCGGAATCGGCTGGGGACGCTCGGCCGCCATCTTGCACAAGGCGTTGCCGCCTTTGAGAGAGCCGGTGAACCCCACGGCTTGAATCGATGGATGCTTGACCAGCCACTCGCCGACGCCCCC encodes the following:
- a CDS encoding aldehyde dehydrogenase (NADP(+)), which gives rise to MTQILGLNYIGGQRLGAGSVQLQSSDATTGEALPGQFIQATQGEVNAAAKAAAAAYPIYRNLPASCRAEFLDTIADELDALGDDFVSTVCRETALPAGRIQGERGRTSGQMRLFANVLRRGDFYGARIDRALPDRKPLPRPDLRQFRIAVGPVAVFGASNFPLAFSTAGGDTASALAAGCPVVFKAHSGHMATAEWVADAIMRAAARTGMPDGVFNMIYGGGVGEWLVKHPSIQAVGFTGSLKGGNALCKMAAERPQPIPVFAEMSSINPVIILPQALKVRGDTIANELAASVTLGCGQFCTNPGLIIGVQSADFTAFLERFTARMDDQPAQTMLNAGTLASYSKGLQHLLAHPGVTHLAGSPQQGSQAQPQLFKADVSLLLSGDELLQEEVFGPATIVIEVADQAQLAAALNGLRGQLTATVFGEADELMEYRWLTEFLQEKVGRILLNGYPTGVEVTETMVHGGPYPATSDARGTSVGTLAIDRFLRPVCFQNYPDALLPPALQDANPLGIQRLVDGQQSNGAL
- a CDS encoding low molecular weight protein tyrosine phosphatase family protein produces the protein MTNLLFICSRNQWRSPTAEAMWRRRPGFNVRSAGTSSSARKQVGPADIRWAEVIFVMERKHLQRLRAEYARLLEHKLIHVLEIPDDFQYMDAELVDLLESGVGEYLGR
- a CDS encoding LacI family DNA-binding transcriptional regulator, which translates into the protein MPKKPGGPAQQELSSVPKKPSSPTLIDVAKVAGVSPMTVSRALHRPDLVSEDTREKVREAVRKTGYVPNMLAGGLASNKSRLVAIFLPTIANSIFADTVQALMDRLTQAGYQTLLGLTGYDAEQEEKLLEAVLGRRPDGIVLTGTLHTASSRTRLAQAGIPVVEAWDLSEDPIDMLVGFSHERVGEETARHLLHKGYKRFSVVAISDPRGMRRCNSLIAELKKHGITDVPMQLLAPPATLQVGREGLAGLLGRGISTDVVVCSSDTVAQGVLAEAASRGLQVPGDLAVMGFGDLSSAAQVYPALSTVSVNGSRIGLQVAQALLDRFHEHTSSSSRIRVDTGFALIDRAST